The sequence below is a genomic window from Gemmatimonadota bacterium.
ACCGCTCGCGCCCTCCGCCGTGGCTCGGATCGTAGCCGTGCCTGGACCGCGCCCTGTTACCAGGCCGCTGGCATCCACGGCCGCGACCTGGGGGTTGCTGGAACTCCAGCTCACCGGCGCCACAGTTGGCTGACCCTGCCGGTCCACGGGCGTCGCCCGGAGCTGCACCGACTGGCCGACGCCCAGCGTATCCACTTGTGGCGATACGCGCACCGTCGCGATCAAGCTGGCGGGCGGCTGCACGCGGAACATACTCCTGCCGTGAGTCGCCGCCACCAGATGCCCCGTGCGGGCGTTGTAAACCATGTCGAACACGGCCACGTTCGGAAACCCGTCGTTAAACGGCTCCCAGCTCGCCCCCTGGTCCCTCGAGTAGAACACGCCCAGGTCCGTGCCAATGTAGATGTTCCCGGCCAGCAGCGAATCGACCACAACAGCGTTGACCGGCATGTCTGGCAGGTTGGCGCTGATGTCCTGCCAGCTCGCGCCGCCATTGGTAGTGCGGAAAACGTGTCCCGACTGGAAGCCCGATAGGGTGACGTATGCCGTCTGGGCGTCAAAAGGGTCCACGGCTATGGACTTCACGAAGCGGGCCGGCAGTCCTTGCCTTGAGAGATTCCAGCTCCTCCCTCCATCTGTAGTGACCTGCACCATGGCGTTGCTCGTGCCCACATAGATCACCTGCGAGTCGGACGGCGCAGGTGCGATCGCGGAGATGCGCCCGCCCCCGTTGGTGAGGTCAGGGCTCAACGCTGTCCAGGATTCGGCGCGATTCTCGGTGCGATACAGCCGGACCGTGCCGAAGTAGAGAACCTGCGGATTAGACGGATCCATGACCAGCGGCGGGATGAACAATGCAGGCTCGGAAACGTCTATGCCGCTGACCTTGCGGAGGAAGTTGCCGCCGCCATCTCGACGGCGGGGTCCCCCAAAGGAGCTGTTCGGCGTCCACTGCATCTCGGCATATGCGGTGGTGGGCGTCGCCCGGTCAATGGCGGTGTAACCGCCATCCGCCCCCAGCACCACTCTCCACGACGGGGTGCCGGAAAATTCGAGCGTGCCGTTGTCCTGCGTGCCGCCCAGGGCCATGCTGGAATCGGAGGGGTGGAGCGAGATCCCCGGATAGAACTGCGTGGCGGCAATGTTCGTGTTCAGGCTGACCCAGGAGTCGCCGCCGTTGGTGGACTTATAGACACCGCCATCGTTGACAACATAGATGATATTCGGATCGCGAGGGTCGAAGGCAAAACCGTGCTGGTCCACGTGCACCGACCCCAGGATATTCGTGAAGGTGTTCCCGCCATCGGTCGAGCGGTAGAGCTGGACCGTGCCGACATAGACGCGGTTGGGATCGGCAGGGTGCACGGCTACGACTAGGTTGTACCAGCACTGCGTGTTGCAGGAGAAGCTGGATCCCGGGGCGGGAAGCAGGCTCCACGTGGCCCCGGCATCGGAGGTCTTGTAGACGCCCAGGAGGTTGCCATCCGAGCCGGAGCCGTTGCGCGCGTCCATGACCACGGCGTAAAGAATCCCCGGCGAGGAGCGGGAAATAGCAAGATTGATCCTTCCGACGTCGCTCGTGGGGAAGCCGCCACCCAGCCGTGTCCAGTTGGCACCGCCGTCCGCAGACTTGTAGACGCCATTGTCGGAGCCACCGGAAATCCTGCCCAGGGCGGCGTATATCGTCGAGCTGTTCGCCGGGTCCAGCACCAGGTCTGTAGCAATGCCCTCCAGCACGCGCGTCCAGGTGGCGCCGCTGTCCCGGGACTTGAACACGCCGAAGTCGCTCGCCACGTACAGCGTGGTGCTGCTCGTGGAGCCGGCCGTGCTGGAATCGATGACCACATCGGCGATGCGGGCGCCGCCTGTCGTGGCACTCTCGAACACCGCCGCGCCCAACTGCGTCCAGGTAGCGCCGCCATCTGCCGAGCGCAGCACACCGCAGCCGTAGTAGCTGTCGCCGGAGAAGTGCTGCTCGCCGGTTCCCGCATACAGGAGGTCAGGGTTGACCGGGTCGATCGCGATGGACCCCATGGCCAGCGAGCACTCCCTGTCCGTCAGCGCCGTCCAGCGGGCGCCGCCGTTCGCTGTCTTCCACACGCCGCCCTGGGCTGCACCCACGTAGATCGTGTTGGGATCCGAGGGGTGCGGGGCAACGGAGGACATGCGGCCCGCGGACTGGATGAAGAAGTTAGGGATGTTCTCCGGCCCCATGGGGCTCCACGTCGTCGCTCGAATCTCGCCCGGGGCCCGGAAAAGGAAGGCCGCTGCTTCCGGCCACTGCGCCTGGTAC
It includes:
- a CDS encoding Ig-like domain-containing protein, encoding MLRRRLLAPPRASYGRCLALLLLFLAPAPLAAQERDGGGKPRLRWEYFYSQRAYPFGRIPPRALQRALDQYQAQWPEAAAFLFRAPGEIRATTWSPMGPENIPNFFIQSAGRMSSVAPHPSDPNTIYVGAAQGGVWKTANGGARWTALTDRECSLAMGSIAIDPVNPDLLYAGTGEQHFSGDSYYGCGVLRSADGGATWTQLGAAVFESATTGGARIADVVIDSSTAGSTSSTTLYVASDFGVFKSRDSGATWTRVLEGIATDLVLDPANSSTIYAALGRISGGSDNGVYKSADGGANWTRLGGGFPTSDVGRINLAISRSSPGILYAVVMDARNGSGSDGNLLGVYKTSDAGATWSLLPAPGSSFSCNTQCWYNLVVAVHPADPNRVYVGTVQLYRSTDGGNTFTNILGSVHVDQHGFAFDPRDPNIIYVVNDGGVYKSTNGGDSWVSLNTNIAATQFYPGISLHPSDSSMALGGTQDNGTLEFSGTPSWRVVLGADGGYTAIDRATPTTAYAEMQWTPNSSFGGPRRRDGGGNFLRKVSGIDVSEPALFIPPLVMDPSNPQVLYFGTVRLYRTENRAESWTALSPDLTNGGGRISAIAPAPSDSQVIYVGTSNAMVQVTTDGGRSWNLSRQGLPARFVKSIAVDPFDAQTAYVTLSGFQSGHVFRTTNGGASWQDISANLPDMPVNAVVVDSLLAGNIYIGTDLGVFYSRDQGASWEPFNDGFPNVAVFDMVYNARTGHLVAATHGRSMFRVQPPASLIATVRVSPQVDTLGVGQSVQLRATPVDRQGQPTVAPVSWSSSNPQVAAVDASGLVTGRGPGTATIRATAEGASG